The segment GACTGCGGCGTAAACGCGGTAGTTGAGCTTGTCGAAACTCAGTCGAACGCTGACTCTCACGGAAGCCTAAAATGTGGGTATTTTGATAGTATTTTTAGATGGGGACTTCTTTCGACATTTCTGTTCAAGGGAAAAGAGGGGAAGACATTCTCACTGTTGCCTCCTACATTTTGCCTTGTTCTATTCGGTGATTCTCTTTTTCAAACCTAAAATAATCCAATGATCCAGGTAGTTTCTGAGTTAGAAAACAATTGGCAGACCTATTTATTAGAACAAGCACCCGACCAAACTCCTGAAGTTCGTCAGATTATCATTCGTTGGTTATTCGGTGAAGATCAGACCCGATGGGAAACTATGACGGCTGAAGGGTTGGCGATCGCTAAACAGGGGATGGACTACCGCTATAGCATTTTACAAAAACGCTATTTAGATAAACCTCCCACCGTAGCCTACCGCAACTTGATTAATCGGTTGGGATCTTTGGTGGTTTTACGCAACAAAATTCAGACTTGGGTTTCCTTAAGCCGCGATCGCCAACGCGCTGTCACCGATGTTTTACAGGAAGTGATCCAAGAACTTCTTAACAGCGATCGCTACATTCAAGGACAAATTGCTTGGATTTCTCAATGTACCACCGATCAACGTCTGCGCAATAGTTTACTGTTGACCACCATAGAAGAATATTCTCTGCGTCCTATTCGCAACCAACCGTTATTAGTCTATCGCTTTGTCAATTACCTGCGTCGTTCCAGTCGGGGTGGCATGACTCAGGTACCCCAAAAACAGTTAATTCGCCTGATTTCCGAAGAAATTGGTCTAGATGAGTCGGAAACGACTATTAGTTTACTCGATAATCAAGCGGTGGAAGCCTATCAAGCCAGTCAGCAATGGGAAGAACAACAGTTAATCCGTCACAAGGTTCAAGAAGAATTTACTGTCTATTTAGCCCAAAAGATCGGTCAAGAAGCGGTGGAATGGCTGAAACTCTATTTAGAAGGTCGTTCCCAAGAAGCGATCGCTCAACAGTTGAATCTGCCTATTAAACAGGTTTACCGACTGCGGGAAAAGGTCAGCTATCATGCTATTCAAGGGTTTTCTCTCAAGCAAAATCCTGAGTTAGTAGCCCATTGGTTACAAATTTCAGCCCAAGAACATAATTTAGGTCTAACTCCTAATCAATGGGAGGCGTTTTGGCAAGATTTAACCGTTGATCAACAAGTCATTATTCAGCACCTCAAAAATAATCAATCCTTGGACGAAATTGCTCTGGTTTTAAACTGGAAAAAAAAACAGGTTCTTTATGAATGGCGGACGGTTTATTTAAAAGCGCAATCGTTAAGAACGGGTTAAATCAGTAAACAGTAATCAGTGATCAGTAATCAGTTTTTAACTAATTACTGATTACTGAATATAACCATCCCAAAACAGTATGACTTCCTTTCTTGTTTTTTTAGATTAGCTTTCATCAATGTACTGTCAAATTATGGGATACTGAAGACATCACACACAGGAGCATTACTCAGTATGGGCAGTCATTCTGATTTCGATTATTATTTAGCCTATGGCAATAGAGATTCTGTGACAATCCAGCCTCAACCTGGAATTCTATTAATTGGGGGAGCAGAAGGCGATAAATCAGGAGAACATGAAGCAACTCAATGGTTTTTAGAACGAGCCAAAGGAGGTAAATATTTAGTCCTTCGCGTTGGTAGAATTAAAAAACAAGCTGATTGGATTGCCCAACATTATCGAGATTGGATTCATTCTGCTGCTGAACTTTCTATTAATAGTCGTGAAGCAGCTAATAACCGCAAAGTTGTCGATTATATACGAGAAGCTGATGCGTTATTTATTGCTGGAGGCGATCAAACTGCCTATCAAGAATATTGGGAAGGAACGGCAACGGAAGACGCACTTAATTATTTAATTAATGAGAAAAAAATCCCCATAGCGGGAACCAGTGCCGGTATGGCAATTATGGGAGATTATTATTATGCTCCTCACCATCAAGGAGTCCTTAGTTCAGAAATTCTGGATGATCCGTTTCACTACAACACTGAACATATTCATCGTAGCAAGTTTCTTGAAGTTCCCTATCTCGGACGAGTCATTACAGATACCCATTTAGATCGCTTAAATCAAAAAAATCCTGAAACTCGTTATGGCAGATTATTGGGGTTATTGGCTAGGTTAATTTATGAGGACAATAATCAACTCGATCATTATGCCATTGGTTTAGAAGAAGGCGCATTTGTTGCCATTGATGAAAAGGGTATTGCTACGGTTTTTGGGAATGGAACAAACATCGGACAGGATGCCTATTTTTTACAGACCAATGGTGCTTTACCTGAACAAATGGAACCGGGATGGCCTTTAATTTGGGATCACAATGGACAAGCGGTTAAAGTTTACCGCATCCCTGGAACTCCAGAAGGAAGCGGTTATTTTGACTTGAATGATTGGTCTACCGCTAAGGGAGGACAATGGAAATATTGGTACACCGTAGGGGGTAAGTCCGGATTGCGGAAAACATCGCTTTAATCAATAAAAATCAATAAAAATGTAGGATGCGTTCCCAACGCATACCTTCAGTTTCAAGGGTTATCTTTGATACCAAGTCCGGTTATTCAGTTTATCTAAACAGGATTTGGTATGAACCATTCTCCGATAATCTGAACAAACTTATTAATGTTTTCAACATGAATATTATGCCCACAATGGGGAATAATTTCTAAGGTGATTGATGGCGATAAACTTGCCATTTGTTGATTAATAGCAACAAACTTTTGATCAAGTTCACCAACTAGCAAAAGCACAGGAATATTATTGGTTTTTAGTTTCTCCCAAAGAGAAGCTTGTAAACCAAGGCTACAATAACGTATTGATTTAGCTAACTCTAAAGGATCGTTATTTAATCTTTTTGCTAAAACTTTTTGAAAATTTGGATGATTTTTAAGCGATCCAAATAGGATATTATTATACCATTTTTCTAAAAATAAATCAAGTCCAATTGTCTCTAATTCTTGCGCGAGTTGCTCATCTTTTTTGAGGCGTTCTTGTCTTTCAATTTCTGTTTTTAACCCTGGAGAGGTTGACTCTAATATCACTTGGCAAAAACGGTCGGGAAAGTGAAGGGTTAAATATAAGGCAATGCGTCCCCCCATAGAATAACCAACTAATAAACATTGATGTATTTTTAACTCGTTCAATAAGTTAATTAATCCTTCAGCAATTTTAGGAATAGTATAGTATTCCTTGCCGCCTAAAACTTGAGTTTTCCCGTGTCCAGGTAAGTCAACAGATAAACAATAAAAGTTTTTTGATAAGAAGACAATAGCCTCATCAAAATCACGGCAACTTCCTAGAAAACCATGTAAAAAGAGCATTACAGGTTGATTAGGATTACCTTTAAAATAATAATTAAATTGGTAATTTTTCAAGGCTATTTCCTTGGATGCGTTGGGGAACGCATCCGACGAGTTAAATGCCAATTACATATTTACGCCACTCATGATTGAGATTGCCTCTGGTGTGCTTAACTAATTCAAAATGGAGACTACTATAGGGACGACGCGGTTGACAGCGTAACATCATATTCGCTTCTTTGGGGGTTCGGTTGCCTTTTTTGACGTTACAACGGACACAAGCAGCAACTAAGTTTTCCCAGGTATCTCCTCCCCCTCTGGAACGGGGAATAATATGATCGAGGGTTAATTGTTCTCCACGATAATGACAGTATTGACAAGTGTGACGATCGCGTTCTAAGATGTTACGTCGGGTTAAAGGAATTTCTTTGTAGGGGACTCGAACATAATGACGCAATCGGATGACCGATGGAAGGGGAAAACCTGAATAAATAAATTGTCCATTGTGTTCAAGTTGCTCCGCTTTCCCTTTGAGCAACAAAACAACCGCCCTTCGCCAACTGGTAATATTGAGCGGTTCGTAGGAGGCATTGAGTACCAGAACCTTGCCCATAGGCTATACGAGGAATTTTAATCAATTTATGGTCATGATATTAACACAGTTAGTCAATTTCTGTCTTGTCTTGCCATGACAATTTTTTTTGTATCCCTTGATAACAGTCTTCAACCGATGCACCTTGAGCCATCATTTCCCCTAAACTCTGATAAGCGTCTTGGTGTTTTTCAATTAAGGTTTTTGCTTGTAAAATTGCCCAACGTTCTTTTTGCTGGTAGTTTTGAGGCAAAATTCCGGCTAATTTCATCATTTCTCGCAGGATTTGACGATCCTGTTCTCCTCCGATCGCATTGCCATAGATTACCCGTTCTGCTGCAATTCCTGCCATCCAAACGGTGAAAAATCGCTCGAAAATTAAGGGGGTTTCTTGAACTTTCAGGTCTGATAACAGGGTTAAGTCAAATTTGACCCCTCCGTACCCTATTTGCCCTTGTTTAAACGCTTCCCAAGCTGATAAGGTATATCCAGTGACGGGAATGCCTAAACAATAAGCGACTAAAAAATGACCCGCCTCATGGTATATAATGCGCTGTCGTTCTTGGGGTGAGGCTAATAACCCTAACACTAAAGTTAACCCTTTACTTTGCCAGCTTAAACTATCCACACTCACCAGTCCTAAAATGCCTAGGGTGGCTACCGCAGGGATAAAGGGTGAGATATGAAAGATGGGACTCAGCAAAGCGGATAAAGTCATCACAAAAACGCTGATGGCTATTAGATTTAATGAAGTTCGCTCCATATATCAGAAATTTAAGCTCTTATTATCGTACAATTTTTGTCTCTTTTTTTGTTCTATTAAGAACATTATTAGTGAGTCAATTTTAGGTTACTTTGGTGATCTTAAAGGAATTTGTGGGAATTTTATAATTACAGCCCTAGGAATCTTCTAGGGGATAGGCTACGATCGCTGGTGGCTGACACTCGATCTTAAAATCTAGGTGAATTATGGCCAGAATGTTTCCTAACTCTTTCAATTTCCCAGACGTTACAAGTCTTGCTAAAAGCCGTATATATCGGTTATTAAAAAAGAATTTATCTGACGAGTTTACCATCTTTCATTCAGTTAGGTGGGAAGTGAAAAATTTTAACGGGGAGATACAAGAAAGGAAAACAGATTTTATTATTACTTCTGCTGAGTTGGGCATTCTAATTTTAGAAGTCAAAGAAGGAGAAATTCACCTCCATAATAATAATTGGTATAGCGATAATAATCAGATTGAAGATCCTTTTTGTCATGCTTGTGATAGTAAATATAGCCTGTTGAGATTGTTAAAAGATCAACCTTTTTGGTTGAATAAATCCATTGTTATTGGACACGCGGTGGCTTTTCCAGATATGGTTATAGAAAAAAATTTAGGGTTACACGCCCCCCAAGTGATGATTTTAGACCAACCTCAGTTATTTTGCTTGCAAGATTGGACTAAATCGGTGATGAATCATTGGCAAACGGTTGCCGACGAACCAACCGAGTTAGGTTCTGACGCGATCGAAGAGTTGGTTAATCTTTTTCACCGATACTTTTTTACTAATATACGTTAATAATGATGAGTCAACATTCTCCATAGCCTTTCCCTAATTGTCGAGGAAAATCATTACAATTTAAGGAAATAAATTCAACTTTTTTGTTATGAAGAATATAACTTTAGCCATATTTGGATTGATTTTAAACTATCTCACCTGTTAAACTAAAAGCCCGAACCTCAGTAATTTTAACCTTAATTAATCGACCCTTTAATTGATTAATATCCCCTTTAAAAAAGGTCAAACGATTTCCTCTGGTTCGTCCCATCACTTGAGTAGAATCTTTGGGGTTTTGATCTTCGACTAATACCTCTTCAATGCGTCCTAAATACCGTTGCGATCGTTCGGCGGCTTTTTGTGCCACTAAATGGTTTAATCGTTGTAGGCGATCGCTTTTTACTTCTTCGCTTAATTGATTATCCCATAATGCCGCAGGTGTCCCAGGACGGGGAGAATAGGCTGCGGTATTGAGTTGATCAAAACCAATATCCTCGACTAATTTTAACGTATTTTCAAACTGTTCTTCCGTTTCCCCAGGAAATCCCACAATAGCATCGGCACTAATGGACGCATCCGGCATATAATCCCGAATTTTATCGATAATTTGCCGATATTTTTCGTGGGTGTATCCGCGTTTCATCGCTTTTAAAATGTCATTATCTCCCGATTGAAAGGGAATATGAAAATGTTCGCAAACTTTGGATAATTCTTGACAAGCAGCGATTAGCCGTTCAGTAAAATAACGGGGATGACTGGTGGCAAAACGAATCCGTTCAATCCCTACAACATCGTGAACAGTATACAATAAATCCGTTAAAGTATGTTGATGTCTTCCGCTTTCAGTTACGCCAGGTAAATCTCGTCCGTAGGCATCAATATTTTGCCCTAGCAAAGTAACTTCTTTATAACCTTGCTTTCCTAATAGTTCCATCTCGGCTAAAATGGCTTCGGGAGTCCTTGATTGTTCTACCCCTCGAACGTTAGGAACGACACAATAACTACAGCGTTCGTTACAGCCATAAATTACATTCACCCACGCGGTAATGGTACTATCTCGACGGGGTTTGGTGATATCTTCAATAATATGAATAGGTTCAGTGGCAACGACTTGATTTCCATCAAAAACCTGTTGCAAAAGATCTTCTAAACGGTTTGCGTGTTGGGGTCCCATCACTAAATCTAATTCGGGAACTCTTCTTAGGATTTGTTCCCCTTCCTGCTGTGCCACACAACCCGCTACAATTAGGGTTAAATCGGGGTTTTCGTGTTTGCGTTTTGCCTGTCTTCCTAAATAGGAATAAACCTTTTGTTCGGCATTATCCCGAATGGTACAGGTATTATAGAGAATTAAATCGGCTTGATTGGGATCTTCTGACCAAATAAACCCCATATTTTCTAATATACCCGCCATGCGTTCCGAGTCAGCTTTATTCATCTGACAGCCAAAGGTTGTAATGTGGTAGTGGCGTTGATAATGGGTCATTTTTTTAGGAGTCATTAGTCAGTAGTCAGTAGGGGCGGGTTTTTGATAGAAGTTATGATATCAACAAATATACTAGAGAAACCCGCTCTTACAGGAGTTAGTAGTTAGTAGTCGAGGGTAGTCGTTTTTGATAGTAGACGACCCGTAGTTAAATTATAGCTTAAACGGGATTTATCTCCCATGACCATTGTACAAGATAGGAAGTGTTTGATAGATTAGTTAAGTATCTTAGTCAGCACGATTGAATTGGAATAGAATAGAAAAAGATAAATAAACCTCACACATTTTAATTAAAATGACACAGCGACTCGGTGGACGTTACGAAATCCTTCAAGCGTTAGGAAGCGGCAGTTTTGGCAAGACATTTTTAGCCAAAGATAGCCATCTTCCAGGGAGTCCTTTATGTGTGGTTAAGCAATTAAAACCCGAATTGAGAAATGAAGCAGACCTAGAAATAGCGCGACGGTTATTTAATACGGAAGCTGAGGTTATTCATCAGTTAGGAAGTCACCCCCAAATTCCTCAATTATTCGCTTACTTTGAACAGGATCAAGAATTTTATTTAGTTCAAGAATTTATTGATGGCCAAGACTTAGATACTGAGTTAACAGCAGGAACAAAACAAGATGAATCTTATGTCATTCCCTTGTTAAAAGATCTGCTAGGAATACTCAGTTATGTTCATCAAAATAATGTGATTCATCGAGACATTAAACCCAGTAATGTTATCCGTCGGAAAACCGGTCAATTAGTCTTAATTGATTTTGGTGCAGTGAAACAGATAGGGACGATTATGGGCAAGCCTTCTGGTACAATGTTAAGTACCGTGATGATTGGGACACCCGGCTATATGCCCAGTGAACAAAGTGCCGGAAAACCTCGCTTTAGTAGTGATGTTTATGCGGTGGGAATGATGGCAATTCAAGCATTAACAGGAATCTCTCCCCATGAGTTACCAGAAGATCACAAAACAGGAGAGATTAATTGGCAACATTTAGCCCAAGTTAATGATGATTTAGCAGATATCTTAACTAAAATGGTGCGCTATGATTGGCGTGAAAGATATCCTTCAGCGATAGAAGTTTTAGAAGCTATTAATGGATTAGAAAAAGAACCATTTCAAGCCACCGAACCCTCCTTTAAGACTGATCAAAAACCAGAGGAAACAAAAGTAAGTCAAAAATTCCAATCTAAAGCCAGTAAAAAGGGACTTGAAGACTTATTTAGCCCTGGAGAGTTTAGCAGAAAATTGGATGACTTTTTTGGTGGATTTATCCCACAAAATTCAATGGGGTTTGAAGAATTTGTTAGTGCCTATGATTCAATTTTAAATATTACCCCAAAGGATTATTACACTTGGTATAAACGAGGAATTGAGTTAGAAAAATTAGGAAGATATCAGGAAGCGATCGCCTCTTTTGATCAGGTATTAAAATTGCAACCAAATTACTATCAAGCTTGGTTTCATAAAGGGAATATTTACCTGATTTTAGAAAGCTATGAAGAAGCCATTAGATCCTATAATAAAGTACTAGAAATTAACCCAGACTTTCAAGAAGCGATTAATAACCGAAAGATAGCAATGGATGAACTTAGGAGGCAAAGATTCAGATAATTAAAGAGTATTTAAGGGTAGGGTCATAATAATATTATGCCCATCTTATGTTCAATTTCTAGGAAATTTAACCCGATTAAACTCCTAGGAAATTTGTCACAAATAGACTCATTTTAACTATCAACCATTCACTTTTAACTATTCACCATTCCCCATTCACTATAAAATAAAGCCAAGCCAATATATCTTATTGCCGTTAAAAGCTGATTCCATCAATATTAGAGCTCAATTAACATGACTATTCGTACTGTTGCGACCACCCCCTTCACCGACCAAAAACCCGGAACCTCTGGACTACGAAAAGCCGTTCCCACCTTCCAACAACCTCATTACCTAGAAAACTTCATCCAGTCCATTTTCGACTCCCTCGACGGTATCCAAGGACAAACCCTCGTCGTCGGAGGAGATGGTCGCTACTACAACCGTCAGGCTATCCAAATTATCCTCCGAATGGCAGCAGCCAACGGCATAGGACGCATTCTAGTTGGGTGTGATGGCATTTTTTCCACCCCTGCAGCCTCGGCGGTTATTCGCAAATATAACGCCCTTGGAGGGATCATTCTATCAGCAAGTCACAACCCTGGTGGTCCTAACGGTGACTTTGGGGTTAAATACAATGTGACTAATGGTGGACCTGCCCCCGAAAAGGTCACAGAAGCGATTTTTGAGTGTACAAAAGCTATTTCTGAGTATAAAATCCTCGATGCTGCGGATATCAACCTAGATCGCCCTGGATCGTTTAAACTGGGAACAATGGACGTAGAAGTGATGGACTCCGTTGCCCCCTACGTCGAATTAATGCAAAAATTGTTTGATTTTGACCAAATTAAAGCCCTATTGAGTTCAGGCAGCTTCAGGATGTGTATGGACTCCCTCCACGCCGTCACAGGACCCTACGCCCATGCGTTATTTGAGAAGCATTTAGGAGCCCCTACCGGAACCGTCCTTAATGGTACACCTTTGGAAGACTTTGGCGGTGGTCATCCCGATCCTAACCTAGTTTATGCCCACGATTTAGTCGAGATTTTGTTTGGGGAAAATGCCCCCGACTTTGGCGCAGCGTCTGATGGAGACGGCGATCGCAATATGATTTTAGGACGCAATTTTTTTGTGACTCCTAGTGATAGTTTAGCAGTGTTGACAGCTAATGCCAAATTAGTCCCAGGATACAAGGATGGAATAGCCGGAGTTGCCCGTTCTATGCCCACCAGTGAAGCAGTGGATCGAGTCGCGAAAAAATTGGGTATTGAGTGTTATGAAACCCCCACAGGTTGGAAATTCTTTGGTAACTTATTGGATGCCGGAAAAGCGACTCTTTGTGGTGAAGAAAGTTTTGGAACGGGGTCAAACCATATTCGGGAAAAAGATGGACTCTGGGCGGTACTTTTCTGGTTAAATATTTTAGCTGTTCGCGGTGAGTCTGTTGAGAAAATTGTCCGCGATCATTGGAAAGAATACGGACGCAATTATTATTCTCGTCATGACTACGAAGAGGTAG is part of the Rippkaea orientalis PCC 8801 genome and harbors:
- a CDS encoding HetZ-related protein 2 produces the protein MIQVVSELENNWQTYLLEQAPDQTPEVRQIIIRWLFGEDQTRWETMTAEGLAIAKQGMDYRYSILQKRYLDKPPTVAYRNLINRLGSLVVLRNKIQTWVSLSRDRQRAVTDVLQEVIQELLNSDRYIQGQIAWISQCTTDQRLRNSLLLTTIEEYSLRPIRNQPLLVYRFVNYLRRSSRGGMTQVPQKQLIRLISEEIGLDESETTISLLDNQAVEAYQASQQWEEQQLIRHKVQEEFTVYLAQKIGQEAVEWLKLYLEGRSQEAIAQQLNLPIKQVYRLREKVSYHAIQGFSLKQNPELVAHWLQISAQEHNLGLTPNQWEAFWQDLTVDQQVIIQHLKNNQSLDEIALVLNWKKKQVLYEWRTVYLKAQSLRTG
- a CDS encoding cyanophycinase encodes the protein MGSHSDFDYYLAYGNRDSVTIQPQPGILLIGGAEGDKSGEHEATQWFLERAKGGKYLVLRVGRIKKQADWIAQHYRDWIHSAAELSINSREAANNRKVVDYIREADALFIAGGDQTAYQEYWEGTATEDALNYLINEKKIPIAGTSAGMAIMGDYYYAPHHQGVLSSEILDDPFHYNTEHIHRSKFLEVPYLGRVITDTHLDRLNQKNPETRYGRLLGLLARLIYEDNNQLDHYAIGLEEGAFVAIDEKGIATVFGNGTNIGQDAYFLQTNGALPEQMEPGWPLIWDHNGQAVKVYRIPGTPEGSGYFDLNDWSTAKGGQWKYWYTVGGKSGLRKTSL
- the menH gene encoding 2-succinyl-6-hydroxy-2,4-cyclohexadiene-1-carboxylate synthase, with the protein product MKNYQFNYYFKGNPNQPVMLFLHGFLGSCRDFDEAIVFLSKNFYCLSVDLPGHGKTQVLGGKEYYTIPKIAEGLINLLNELKIHQCLLVGYSMGGRIALYLTLHFPDRFCQVILESTSPGLKTEIERQERLKKDEQLAQELETIGLDLFLEKWYNNILFGSLKNHPNFQKVLAKRLNNDPLELAKSIRYCSLGLQASLWEKLKTNNIPVLLLVGELDQKFVAINQQMASLSPSITLEIIPHCGHNIHVENINKFVQIIGEWFIPNPV
- a CDS encoding HNH endonuclease, whose product is MGKVLVLNASYEPLNITSWRRAVVLLLKGKAEQLEHNGQFIYSGFPLPSVIRLRHYVRVPYKEIPLTRRNILERDRHTCQYCHYRGEQLTLDHIIPRSRGGGDTWENLVAACVRCNVKKGNRTPKEANMMLRCQPRRPYSSLHFELVKHTRGNLNHEWRKYVIGI
- a CDS encoding nuclease-related domain-containing protein yields the protein MFPNSFNFPDVTSLAKSRIYRLLKKNLSDEFTIFHSVRWEVKNFNGEIQERKTDFIITSAELGILILEVKEGEIHLHNNNWYSDNNQIEDPFCHACDSKYSLLRLLKDQPFWLNKSIVIGHAVAFPDMVIEKNLGLHAPQVMILDQPQLFCLQDWTKSVMNHWQTVADEPTELGSDAIEELVNLFHRYFFTNIR
- the miaB gene encoding tRNA (N6-isopentenyl adenosine(37)-C2)-methylthiotransferase MiaB, with the translated sequence MTHYQRHYHITTFGCQMNKADSERMAGILENMGFIWSEDPNQADLILYNTCTIRDNAEQKVYSYLGRQAKRKHENPDLTLIVAGCVAQQEGEQILRRVPELDLVMGPQHANRLEDLLQQVFDGNQVVATEPIHIIEDITKPRRDSTITAWVNVIYGCNERCSYCVVPNVRGVEQSRTPEAILAEMELLGKQGYKEVTLLGQNIDAYGRDLPGVTESGRHQHTLTDLLYTVHDVVGIERIRFATSHPRYFTERLIAACQELSKVCEHFHIPFQSGDNDILKAMKRGYTHEKYRQIIDKIRDYMPDASISADAIVGFPGETEEQFENTLKLVEDIGFDQLNTAAYSPRPGTPAALWDNQLSEEVKSDRLQRLNHLVAQKAAERSQRYLGRIEEVLVEDQNPKDSTQVMGRTRGNRLTFFKGDINQLKGRLIKVKITEVRAFSLTGEIV
- a CDS encoding protein kinase domain-containing protein, giving the protein MTQRLGGRYEILQALGSGSFGKTFLAKDSHLPGSPLCVVKQLKPELRNEADLEIARRLFNTEAEVIHQLGSHPQIPQLFAYFEQDQEFYLVQEFIDGQDLDTELTAGTKQDESYVIPLLKDLLGILSYVHQNNVIHRDIKPSNVIRRKTGQLVLIDFGAVKQIGTIMGKPSGTMLSTVMIGTPGYMPSEQSAGKPRFSSDVYAVGMMAIQALTGISPHELPEDHKTGEINWQHLAQVNDDLADILTKMVRYDWRERYPSAIEVLEAINGLEKEPFQATEPSFKTDQKPEETKVSQKFQSKASKKGLEDLFSPGEFSRKLDDFFGGFIPQNSMGFEEFVSAYDSILNITPKDYYTWYKRGIELEKLGRYQEAIASFDQVLKLQPNYYQAWFHKGNIYLILESYEEAIRSYNKVLEINPDFQEAINNRKIAMDELRRQRFR
- a CDS encoding alpha-D-glucose phosphate-specific phosphoglucomutase; the protein is MTIRTVATTPFTDQKPGTSGLRKAVPTFQQPHYLENFIQSIFDSLDGIQGQTLVVGGDGRYYNRQAIQIILRMAAANGIGRILVGCDGIFSTPAASAVIRKYNALGGIILSASHNPGGPNGDFGVKYNVTNGGPAPEKVTEAIFECTKAISEYKILDAADINLDRPGSFKLGTMDVEVMDSVAPYVELMQKLFDFDQIKALLSSGSFRMCMDSLHAVTGPYAHALFEKHLGAPTGTVLNGTPLEDFGGGHPDPNLVYAHDLVEILFGENAPDFGAASDGDGDRNMILGRNFFVTPSDSLAVLTANAKLVPGYKDGIAGVARSMPTSEAVDRVAKKLGIECYETPTGWKFFGNLLDAGKATLCGEESFGTGSNHIREKDGLWAVLFWLNILAVRGESVEKIVRDHWKEYGRNYYSRHDYEEVESGPANELMDRLRSMGGELTGKQFGNYTVAYSDDFSYTDPVDGSVSSKQGIRIGFTDGSRIVFRLSGTGTKGATLRVYIESYEPDASKHNIDTQEALKPLIQLAEEIAKIQQFTGRTEPTVIT